Proteins found in one Pieris napi chromosome 11, ilPieNapi1.2, whole genome shotgun sequence genomic segment:
- the LOC125053978 gene encoding Bardet-Biedl syndrome 5 protein homolog produces MPKNKKGKGIVWEDREVLFDLPFEYLKLRSGEKIFDRIEPIEDTKGNAGVKGRMVVTNLRVIWHSLSSPRINLSIGYNCVISTSSKTISSGLRGSTQAFYCLAAYRNNKYEFVFTNLSPNCIRHYTTVTAVYKAYAGSRLYRDLRLRGAIIQNKQLHVLPLEQICLKETGLWNLSSESGNLGTMIISNVRIVWYADINEAFNVSLPYITIESISIRDSKFGNALVVHVRPTSGGYVLGFRADPQERLSSLLSELQMLHQAYTEKPIFGVETNWNQDDPMPTSDDIEELEEIGEPRGEMGPTLYLASQLALHKEESDAQPVYSPYLGLAIEPLREGITLKNLFEVQTTS; encoded by the exons ATGCCaaagaataaaaaaggaaAGGGAATTGTGTGGGAGGATAGGGAGGTACTCTTCGATTTACCTTTTGA ATACTTAAAACTTCGTTCAGGggagaaaatatttgatagaATAGAACCTATTGAAGATACTAAAGGAAACGCCGGTGTCAAAGGGCGGATGGTGGTCACTAACTTAAGGGTTATTTGGCATTCACTCTCTTCCCCCAGGATCAATCTAT CGATCGGGTACAACTGCGTTATTTCGACAAGCAGCAAAACAATTAGCTCCGGTTTACGAGGTTCTACACAAGCGTTCTACTGCTTAGCAGCGTATAGAAACAATAAATACGAATTTGTTTTTACCAACCTTTCGCCAAACTGTATACGACATTACACAACAGTTACAGCAGTGTATAA GGCCTACGCTGGATCAAGACTGTATCGTGACCTAAGACTGCGAGGCGCTATTATACAGAACAAACAACTACACGTATTACCACTTGAACag atATGTTTGAAAGAAACAGGATTATGGAATCTATCCAGTGAGTCGGGCAATTTGGGTACAATGATTATCAGTAACGTAAGAATTGTATGGTATGCGGACATTAATGAGGCTTTTAATGTTTCATTACCATATATCACCATCGAAAGC ATTTCCATCAGAGATTCAAAGTTCGGCAATGCTTTGGTAGTTCATGTCCGACCTACATCTGGAGGTTACGTGCTTGGATTTCGCGCAGATCCACAAGAAAGACTAAGTTCTCTTCTTTCGGAACTACAAATGTTGCATCAGGCGTACACAGAAAAGCCTATTTTTGGTGTCGAAACGAATTGGAATCAAGAT GATCCAATGCCGACAAGTGATGATATCGAGGAATTAGAAGAAATTGGAGAACCGCGCGGTGAAATGGGACCAACTCTTTACTTAGCGTCACAGTTAGCCCTACACAAGGAGGAATCTGATGCTCAGCCTGTTTATAGTCCCTATTTAGGTTTGGCTATTGAACCATTAAGAGAGGGAATAAcgttaaaaaatctttttgaaGTTCAGACAACATCGTAA
- the LOC125053979 gene encoding microcephalin-like, whose protein sequence is MNKENNRSAAGLRRSAIAERKRLKEEWSVLKGIVTDKQENINVLKKKQCNTKPYKTQSKEIKQPEQVGVCEALRGVGVCEVLRGVVALVDVGAESRALGLRAALMALGASVVPAWSPLVTHLIWTHGGCRKIRSKARALACHLVSPLWVEACASAAKRQPERIFPAPSRPSDLPSPATLRILLKKAEHENIPLIDFLSDSRESDEENAPRLRISSETDSSERKSHNKSTDESHNQSNDKTLNQSTNSNNSPNKNSPNRVKTRPRGLPQTPIRPTKTRRKLFAYKEDVIADLNDDRETPTPVRPKKHLTHRQRQEFIQAERIARKLIKTPIKKTPRNGPIVGTQRKKIVPRIVLTGMSKSERSEVFKALKSLDCKIKSKVTYKTTHIIFGSCQEQNRSHINQECTKPRTVNALLGAIRGCRVLGTQWAIDSAKEGQWLPHYGYEVPHLLKISTKARVERAALGRMRSEYAYDIFNSFKVKIQSNAPHKPAITELLLLCGAIIQDGDCDVTIGQEEGEINSKWVFDSVASGRMRTTRRYVNINIPDIVSLTQNWSISHR, encoded by the exons atgaataaagaaaataacagGAGTGCTGCTGGCCTA AGACGCTCAGCTATTGCTGAAAGAAAGAGACTCAAAGAAGAATGGTCTGTGCTAAAAGGAATTGTTACTGACAAGCAAGAAAACATAAATGTGTTGAAAAAGAAACAATGCAATACTAAACCATATAAAACACAATCCAAAGAAATTAAACAA CCTGAACAAGTGGGAGTATGTGAAGCTCTCAGAGGAGTGGGAGTATGTGAAGTTCTCAGAGGAGTGGTAGCACTTGTGGATGTTGGGGCGGAGTCTCGTGCCTTGGGACTTCGGGCAGCACTGATGGCACTTGGAGCAAGTGTTGTTCCTGCATGGAGTCCTCTAGTTACACATTTAATATGGACACATG GTGGCTGTCGTAAAATACGTTCTAAGGCACGGGCACTCGCCTGTCACCTAGTTTCACCTTTATGGGTAGAAGCATGTGCGTCAGCAGCAAAAAGACAGCCAGAGAGGATATTCCCTGCACCAAGCAGACCCTCCGATTTACCTTCACCAGCTACATTACGTATTTTACTG AAAAAAGCAGAACACGAAAACATTCCACTTATCGATTTCCTCTCTGACAGCCGAGAAAGTGATGAAGAAAATGCTCCTAGACTTCGCATCTCTAGTGAAACAGACAGCTCCGAGAGAAAGTCACACAACAAGTCTACTGATGAATCTCACAACCAGTCGAATGATAAAACATTGAACCAGTCGACAAATTCAAACAATTCACCAAATAAAAATTCCCCAA ATCGGGTAAAGACAAGGCCTCGCGGTCTACCTCAGACCCCAATACGCCCGACTAAGACTAGACGAAAGCTGTTCGCATATAAAGAAGATGTTATCGCCGATTTAAATG ATGATAGGGAAACACCGACTCCAGTTCGaccaaaaaaacatttaacacaCCGACAGAGACAGGAGTTTATACAAGCCGAAAGAATTGCcaggaaattaataaaaacaccaatAAAAAAGACACCAAGAAACGGACCAATTGTAGGAACACAACGCAAGAAAATTGTACCAAGAATT gtaTTAACAGGAATGTCTAAATCTGAACGGAGCGAAGTATTCAAAGCATTGAAGTCATTAGATTGCAAGATCAAATCCAAAGTAACATACAAAACGACGCACATTATATTTGGCTCATGTCAGGAACAAAACAGAAGTCATATAAATCAGGAGTGTACCAAACCCAGGACAGTTAACGCTTTACTTGGAGCGATTAGAGGGTGTCGGGTATTGGGTACCCAGTGGGCTATTGACAGCGCTAAGGAGGGGCAATGGTTGCCCCACTATGGGTATGAAGTGCCGCATTTACTGAAGATTTCTacg AAAGCACGAGTGGAACGCGCAGCTCTTGGCCGTATGCGTTCGGAATACGCGTACGATATTTTTAACAGCTTCAAAGTGAAAATACAAAGTAATGCCCCTCATAAACCCGCTATAACTGAACTTTTGCTCTTATGCGGAGCAATTATCCAAGATGGCGACTGTGACGTCACAATAGGCCAGGAGGAGGGGGAAATTAACTCTAAATGGGTGTTTGACAGCGTAGCGAGTGGACGTATGAGAACTACGCGACGATAtgttaacataaatatacCTGATATTGTTAGTTTGACACAGAATTGGAGTATTAGTCATAGATAG